The Helianthus annuus cultivar XRQ/B chromosome 11, HanXRQr2.0-SUNRISE, whole genome shotgun sequence region cgttcaaaGTACTGAACTCCGCACTCTCGTCTGATCGCATAAGCATTTACTTGCGGTAAGTAACCCCAACTGATAATGTCACCAAGAGATACACTTCGTTCACGCTCATAATACTTCAACGGTCTTTTAAACTTTCTCTCGTGACTCTTTCTGAACCACTTCGATCTATCTTCCTTTTCCATTTCCTTTTGAGTACTATCAAAGTTCTTTTCTTTCACTACCTCAGTCACCTTTTGTCTTAATTCTTCTCTATTTTCCTCAGCAAAGAACTCCATAAGTGTAGGAAACTTAGAAGTATCTTCAACTACATCTTCATCATCCGTCCAATCTTCAATCTCAACTCGATCATACTtatcagcctcttcaacatacttatacGTGTATTCAGGCTGTTGATTGATATCAAAAGACTCCAAAtcttcttcaaaatcaaacttgaactCCGGATCCACAGTATGCATCATTTCTCTGTAAACATCTAATCCCAAGATTAACTTTTCTGTATGTTCAACGATCTGAGTTTTACTCGACTCCCCTTTCCACTTGCTTCCCCTGATTCTTCATTTACCGAATCATTAATCCGATCATCAACCTTTTTCTCAGTGGAAGCTTCTGTAACTTTCAAACCTGTACCACCTGCagcgtcgtcatcatcatcatctttaccaGATCCATGACTACTTGCAGAGAATACTTtttcatcctcttcatcttcctcctcatcctcctcttcatcatcttcatcatcattgttACCCATCAACTCTTCAAGATGTGTTTCCTCCTCAAACAAACCAGATATTGCAGTGATAGGCTCAGGATTATCAACCACCATACAAGGTACTATCGATCTTTCAGTCACAGCTGAACTACCTTCAACTCCCTTACCTTTGTCTTTCATTTGCTCGTCTATTTTGGCTTGACGTTCAGCTCTGAGCTCTTCAACCTgcagctcttcaaacttttgttCTAACGATGTTCCAAGTATGCTTTCAACAACTTTGTTTAGCATATAGAACTCGTGATCTCTTACTGCTTTGGCTGCTTCAAATTCTTTGTTTTTCAACTTAAAGTATTCATTATGTTCATCACGTCTagccttttcttcttcaagttcagcAATTTTAACCTTCAAGATATCAATTTCTGATTGATCAGCatcaatctttttcaccaactcTTGATTTTCATTCTCTAACTTCTTCACACGCATCTCAAGAAGTCTTTCTCTATCAAACACTTTCTTATTTTCAGCTGCCAGCCTCTTGTTCTCAGCAACAacttcttcaactttcttttcaacatttcTGACTTGTGAAGTGTTGGCAAAATCAAAATCTCCAACATCTAAAAGATTATTCTGTGGAGTATAAAGACCTCTGCTAGACAAACCATGTTGCACTTGAGTGAGTGGAGGTGTTTGAAATATATCTTGTGAGGTAACAAAAGTTTGTTGTGGTGGTGTTTGATGAataggtgatggttgtcttggagGTGTTGGTTGTTTAGGTGGTGAGGATCGTTGTGGTGGAGTAGGTTGTCGTGGTGGTGATTGGATAggtgattgtggtggtgttggttcatGTGGTGGCGTAGGTGGTTTCTTGGTTTGTTTCTTCTTTTTGAGCACAGTCTTCATTACTTTGATCTTTGGAGAGGCTTTGACAATCTTTGGAGAAACCACTTTCTTACGACCTCCAGCTTTCTTTCTAACTCTTGGAGAAGATTGTTATCCTGAGACATGTTCTGGAGAAGGCACacataaacatcatcatcatccttttcttgtctctttctctttcttaacATCTTCTCTTTTTCTATCTCTTCTTGAATTCTTTTTCGACTTTCAATCTCATCAATACCACCATCtgaagaacttgatgaacttgttgtaCTCTTATCTACATCGTCACCCTCAACATCATcaaacaaccttttctttctcccgacgtgtctctgcgccagatatcagtcgaatccgaagCAGTCGCACCTGACTATAGTGAAACGCATTttatggtatttgaagggttgcccaagcatcggcttgtggtaccctagatcgggtgactttactttgtccggtttcgctgattctgGATCGAGTTTGTCCTTCGTTTGAGACAATCGGAGCTAGCACCTACCGAATATGTAGCGGAAATACATATatggcatgaatcaaagcaaaaccgtagaagaaatgagtagaaacagaagaaTTACACTTTAACAACGTTTTCTCATTCAACTTTCAGAAAATACAAGGTCAGCAGGTCGGCTACACTTGTGACATAAACGTTACAAATGTGAAAGACTGACTGGGGTATATATAGTGGtgacaggttcgcttatatggacatgtccatatgagcggacctcttTCTTGTAGATCCGCTTTTATGTCaagtgtccatataagcggacctaaacCATTAACATCACAAAATTACACCTTTAACCCCTGTACAATACAtaaacaacctatctagaccctatacattaaactaACAAGACCAAgtcgcaggctttagacattatgcaccaacagttattagttttgtataaaccatcttaattgtttttgaaaaaccatcgtttaaaccttaaaaatcattttgtacttatgaatcaccccaaaacaattgaaaatagtaaaataggggaactatgtactcacatgaattgcaaagtatcctcaatcaatagaacttcaacaaactcaagtaaaccagagaaatcaagcagcacctagtaatcgaatcactagtcaaacaatagaagcctaaatcggaagatcggacagaatgaggtcttgtaaaccaaatgagtgttggaactcatgtgatatgctttaacaaagcctacattctaaattgaaacctaacctaagtgctttcgaccaattgtgacccattaaggtatcttacgctactttaacgcgtcgtgcgcgcaaatgcgcgtttgagacgtctaactagtcctatgacaagtattatatgcctaaacatgtttagtTATGTTGTATAAttagttacgtgacaaaagtttaggttacatatgcttaattaccaattacgcatgataagggtattttggtaatttacctaaagcatataaactacttatcatacaactacttaaactaggtgaccataaggtataacctcggaaggttattccctatgctactatggtcactaaacatgttaggtcggatcctaatgattgaccaaacgagtcgtgttcgaaagtctaagcgggtgtttagtccgcttgacttacgactctacacaagcactaatctaaaaaatGACGAGctatgctaaaacatgtttagttaagttagaaaacaggttttgatatcaaaacaaacggttttgatacctaaaagtagcttggttacaaaatacgcgagaataagcattttggccgaagctacgactcgtcactgagcctagataatgtggtaatcagtaggtatagtcactggggactataaccatcgtaattacgctcacgttatgaagttcaaacgaacttcgcgttgaccctaaactggtcaatgcagaaagtcaaatgcagtttgacttttacgataaaaacaaatgaaaagaacgaaggaatacttataaaagggtccccgcaagctatgatccgatttaccttcaggtatgaagt contains the following coding sequences:
- the LOC110888105 gene encoding uncharacterized protein UU044-like, encoding MKTVLKKKKQTKKPPTPPHEPTPPQSPIQSPPRQPTPPQRSSPPKQPTPPRQPSPIHQTPPQQTFVTSQDIFQTPPLTQVQHGLSSRGLYTPQNNLLDVGDFDFANTSQVRNVEKKVEEVVAENKRLAAENKKVFDRERLLEMRVKKLENENQELVKKIDADQSEIDILKVKIAELEEEKARRDEHNEYFKLKNKEFEAAKAVRDHEFYMLNKVVESILGTSLEQKFEELQVEELRAERQAKIDEQMKDKGKGVEGSSAVTERSIVPCMVVDNPEPITAISGLFEEETHLEELMDDDDDDAAGGTGLKVTEASTEKKVDDRINDSVNEESGEASGKGSRVKLRSLNIQKS